A genomic segment from Syntrophorhabdus sp. encodes:
- a CDS encoding GDP-mannose 4,6-dehydratase produces the protein MVDYDLRMAGINPPCEGIEACRLKGFLYTDHTYSLYERIREGA, from the coding sequence ATGGTCGACTACGACCTCAGGATGGCCGGCATCAACCCTCCCTGCGAGGGCATCGAGGCCTGCCGGTTGAAGGGCTTCCTCTACACGGACCACACCTACTCCCTGTACGAGAGGATACGGGAGGGGGCGTGA